In the Sandaracinus amylolyticus genome, CTCCTGCCTCACAACATCGGTGAGAAGAGCCGCGCCGTCGCTTCGCCCAGCCGCTGCACGAGCGGCTCGCGATCGAGCTGCCGTGCCTTCACCTCGCGGCATTCCGCGAGGTCGTCCTCGAACACCGCGGCGAGACGCTGCGCGAACTGCCCTCCGTACACCGCCGCGCAGACCTCGAAGTTCAGCCGGAAGCTGCGGTTGTCCATGTTCGCGCTGCCGGCGATCGCGAGGTCGCGATCGATCACGATCGTCTTCGCGTGCACGAAGCGCGGCAGGTACTCGTAGATGCGCACGCCCGCCGCGAGCAGCTCCGGGAAGTACGAGCGCGCCGCGAGATCGACGAGCATCGAGTCGCCCGCCGCGGGCACGATCACCTTCACGTCGATGCCGCGCATCGCCGCGGTCACGAGCGCGCTCACGATCGGCTCGTCGGGCACGAAGTACGGCGTCGTGATCAGCACTCGCTCGTGCGCCGACGCGATCGCCGCGAACATGAGCTTGTGGATCGCGTAGACGTCGGCGTCGGGCCCCGACGCGACGATCTGCACGAGCTCCTCGCCGCGCGCCGTCGCGCGCTTCAGGTACTCGGGCCCGTTGGGCGTCTCACCACACGCGTAGCTCCAGTCCTCGATGAACACGCGCTGCAGCGCGCGCACCGCCGAGCCCTCGATGCGCATGTGCGTGTCGCGCCACGCGCGATCGCCGTGGAACTCCGAGGTCTGCTCGTCGCTGATGTTCATCCCGCCGGTGAACCCGACGACTCCGTCGCACACCACGATCTTCCGGTGCGTGCGGAAGTTCGTGTAGCGCGGCCGCAGGCGCGTGAGCGACACCGGGTTGAACCACGCGATCTTCCCGCCCGCTTCGACCAGCGGCGCGAGGAAGCGCGACGTCGTCGAGTACGCGCCGATCCAGTCGAGCAGGAGCCGCACCTCGACGCCCTGCTTCGCCTTCGCGACGAGCGCGTCGCGGAAGCGCGCCCCCGATGCGATCGGGGTACCAGATGTAGTAGCTGATGTGGACGTGGTGCTTCGCGGCGGCGATCGCCTCGAGCTGTGCCGCGAGGCAGTCCTGCCCTTCGGTGTAGAGGTCGACGCGCTCGGCGCGCAGCGGCGCTGCTTCACCGGCCTGCACCGCGAGCTTCGCGAGCTCGCCGCGGCTCTTGTCGTCGGCCTCGTCGTCGATCGCGGCGATCGCCGCGTCGACGAGCTTCTGCGCCTGCGCGCGCTTGAGCTTGCGTCGCGTCAGCCGGCGCGGGCCGAGGAAGTAGTAGACGACGATGCCGACCGCCGGCAGCCACGCGAGCGTGAGGATCCACGCGATGGTGGCGACCGGCGGACGGCGCTCGAGGACGATCCACGCGGAGAGCCCCGCGACCCAGACGATCTCGAGGATCGTGAAGACCGTCCAGAACCAGCTCAACGCGTCAATCCACGCTCAGCAGCTCGACCTCGAACACCAGCGTCGAGTCGGGCGGGATCACCGGCGGGAAGCCGCGCTTGCCGTATCCCATCTCCGGCGGGATCACGAGCTTGCGCTGGCCGCCCTCGCGCATGCCCGCGACGCCCTCGTCCCAGCCCTTGATGACCTGTCCGCGCCCCAGCACGAAGTCGAAGGGCTCGTCGCGATCGCGCGAGCTGTCGAACTTCTGGCCGTTCGTCAGTGTGCCGACGTAGTGCACGGTGACGCGCTTGCCCGAGGTCGCTTCGGCCCCGGTCCCCACCACGAGATCCGTCTTCTGCAACATGGGCCGGGGTGTACACGCCTTCGCGCGACGCGGGAAGTCCCGCGCAGATTCCGGGAACGCAGCGTCGCGCCCTGGTGTCGCGAGCGCGCGGTCCGCGAGCGTCAGATTTCCGACGCAACGCGCGACTGCTCGCATCGATACGAGCGCCCGTGCGTACCCACGACCTCTCCCATCACGCGTTCGACTTCC is a window encoding:
- the cls gene encoding cardiolipin synthase gives rise to the protein MRLLLDWIGAYSTTSRFLAPLVEAGGKIAWFNPVSLTRLRPRYTNFRTHRKIVVCDGVVGFTGGMNISDEQTSEFHGDRAWRDTHMRIEGSAVRALQRVFIEDWSYACGETPNGPEYLKRATARGEELVQIVASGPDADVYAIHKLMFAAIASAHERVLITTPYFVPDEPIVSALVTAAMRGIDVKVIVPAAGDSMLVDLAARSYFPELLAAGVRIYEYLPRFVHAKTIVIDRDLAIAGSANMDNRSFRLNFEVCAAVYGGQFAQRLAAVFEDDLAECREVKARQLDREPLVQRLGEATARLFSPML
- a CDS encoding FKBP-type peptidyl-prolyl cis-trans isomerase, whose product is MLQKTDLVVGTGAEATSGKRVTVHYVGTLTNGQKFDSSRDRDEPFDFVLGRGQVIKGWDEGVAGMREGGQRKLVIPPEMGYGKRGFPPVIPPDSTLVFEVELLSVD